Proteins encoded within one genomic window of Branchiostoma floridae strain S238N-H82 unplaced genomic scaffold, Bfl_VNyyK Sc7u5tJ_643, whole genome shotgun sequence:
- the LOC118408967 gene encoding zinc finger protein 436-like yields the protein MNMATTDVSQSSPEEERRGPRDGSRNLHKCSECDKEFRDHTHLKRHMRTHTGEKPYGCEECGKLFSQLGHLKTHVRTHTGEKPYSCEECGKQFSQMGHLKIHMRTHTGEKPYRCDECGKQFSQLGHLKGHARTHTGKSKGPCMCEECGKQFTRLGDLKKHMRIHTGEKPHPCDVCNKRFRQKIHLKRHMRSHGGEKKTEERGVQHAIQSTIRTH from the coding sequence ATGAACATGGCAACCACAGATGTATCTCAATCGTCGCCAGAGGAGGAAAGGCGTGGACCACGCGACGGGTCACGGAATCTCCACAAGTGTAGCGAGTGCGACAAGGAGTTTCGTGATCACACTCatctaaagagacacatgcggactcacactggcgaaAAGCCTTACGGTTGTGAGGAATGCGGCAAACTGTTTAGTCAGCTtggtcatctgaagactcacgtgcggactcacaccggtgagaagccctacagctgcgaggagtgcggcaagcagttcagtcagatGGGTCATCTAAAgatacacatgcgcactcacactggcgagaaaccttacagatgtgatgAGTGCGgaaagcagttcagtcagcttggtCACTTGAAGGGACACgcgcggactcacactggtaaGAGTAAGGGGCCCtgcatgtgtgaggagtgcggcaagcagTTCACTAGGCTtggtgatctgaagaaacacatgcggatcCACACAGGCGAAAAGCCACACCCGTGTGATGTATGCAATAAACGGTTCAGGCAGAAGATTCATCTGAAGCGCCACATGCGGTCTCACggtggtgaaaaaaaaacagaagagCGTGGAGTCCAACATGCAATCCAGTCAACTATTAGAACACATTGA